One Companilactobacillus farciminis KCTC 3681 = DSM 20184 genomic window, GGCCGCTTGTGATCTTTGATGAACGAATTTAAACTTCTTATTCAACTCGGTTGGTACGTCAATTCCATGCGCTAATTTAAAACTGACTGAATGACGACCATTCTTATCAAGACTATAAATGACACTGACTTCTAGTCCGTTATCGTAATAAACTTGAGACCAGCGAACATTGTTGGCAGCAAAGTCACTGACCTCTAGGGCTTTATAAGGCAAATCTAAATTTCGTTCCTTCAAAATTGTTTGAACGCGATTCAAAATCTCGGGCACTTCATCAGCTGGCATAGTAACTAATTCGTGCTGATACTTATTCCAAAAGTATCGGGCTTCATTAGCTCGCAACTTGGCTAAATCTTTGGCAACCGGTGACTCCTCTAACCCTGTGGTTTCAATATTTTCAAAATCTACTTTATATGGCATTTTTGACCTCTTAAATTCTTTGTATACATAATGACCAATTAATATTATAACCGCAACTACAACATGACGTTTAGATTTTACACTTTTTTAACATTAAGTCTTGTTTACAAGAATTTTAAAAGCCTATAACATTTTTTCCACAACCACTACCGTATAGCCAGGTACATTGAGTTCTTGACCAGTCTTTTGATAACCATTCTTCAAAAGAAATTTCTCACTCTTGGTATTTCCTTTGGCAAAAGCTAATTCAACCCTAGATAATCCTAAGTCCTTTAGCTCGCTTTCAATCCCTACAAAAATTTTAGAGCCAATTCCCTTGCCTTGAACAGCAGCATCAACCATAAAGAAACCGATCCAAGCAGCCTTCTCATCGGGATAACCACTGATCAAATCTAAAACGGCTATTAATTTATCTTGATCATAAAAACCGACATAATACTTATCATCCATCGTCTTATTAGCAGGAACAACTTTAATATCCTCTAAAATCGTATGGCGATTAGGACGTGGTGGACAAAAATTGTAATAACTATCATTGCTCAAAACTAACTTCAAGACGTGATTAGCATCTTGGGGGTTGAGTCTTCTTACTTGATAACTTGTGGATAACTTTGTCAAATCCATCATTTTTTCTCCTCTTTTATCCTCTTTAAAACTAAAATGGCTTCTTTGGTGTTCAAGAAGTATTTATCGCGCATTAATTTTAACACTATTTTTGAATCGTTGTGATTGCGGACTATCTCCTTTATCTCACTGACAATCTCTGGAGTATCAAGAATAGATTGAATCTTTTGCTTGCTACGCTTGCTGTAATGAAAATACAAATATAGATTGACGATAATAATCAGTACTAGTAATAGCCAGAACATCGACGTCCTCCAATTTTTTTCTTAATTATAACAAAAAAACATCCCTCGTATTGAGAGATGTTTTTGAACCAAAACTGGAAATAATAAATATTAACGTTTTGAGAATTGTGAAGCCTTACGGGCTTTCTTAAGACCTGGTTTCTTACGTTCCTTCATACGAGGGTCACGTGTTAAGAAGCCGGCTGACTTAAGTGATGGTCTGAAATCAGGATCAACATCAAGTAGGGCTCTTGCGATACCATGTCTAATTGCTCCAGCTTGTCCTGAGAAGCCTCCACCGTTAACGTTAGCAATAACGTCATAGCTGTCTGCTGTTTCAGTAACATCTAGAGGTTGTTTCATATCAGCAATCAAATTGTCAAAAGGAATGTAATCTTTGACATCACGTTTGTTGATAGTAATCTTTCCGTTTCCGGGTACTAGGCGTACACGAGCAACTGAGTCCTTGCGACGACCTGTTCCGGCGTATGATACTTGTGCCAAATTCTTTTCCTCCTTAAATTAGTTTGTTGATATCCAACATTTCTGGATTTTGTGCTTGATGGCCATGTTCTGAACCTGCATAAACATGCAACTTCTTAATTTCTTGACGACCAAGAGTGTTCTTAGGCAACATACCGCGAATTGAGTCTTCAACAAAGCGTTCTGGCTTTGTAGCTCTCTTTTCACCGGCACTAATACTCTTCAACCCACCTGGGTGATCTGAGTGAGAATAATAAATCTTATTCTTAGCTTTCTTACCTGTTAATCTAACTTTATCTGCATTGATGACAATAACATTATCACCTGTATCAACGTTAGGTGTGTAAGTTGGTTTGTTCTTACCTCTAAGAATAGAAGCAACAACAGATGAAAGTCTACCTAAGACAACATCTTCACCGTCGATTACATACCATTTACGTTCAACTTCACTTGCTTTTGCTAATGGTGTTGTACGCACTTTAATTTCCTCCAGTTTCTACGTCTGTTTGACAACTCAATAAGTTTCCGGGGCTTATCGTGGGGCAAACAATACCAGTTACAATAATACTGTGATTTTCATTGTAAGTCAATAATTATCCACAGATTAATCATAAAAAACTTCTTTTAAATATAGCCCACTAGCAGGTGCCGTTCCTCGTGCTTCTTGGCGGTCTTTCACTTCAAACAACCTCAAGAAATCGTGTACATCCCTGCGCCCATTACCAATCTCTAACAGAGTAGCAACTAAGATTCTAACCATATTATATAGGAAGCCATTGCCTGTAAATTCGAAAACTAATTCGTCATTGTTCTTATTATACACGCATGTCGCTGAATAGATAGTCCTAACTTTATTTTCGATCACACCACCTGAAGCGGCGAAACTTGTAAAGTCATGCTCACCTTCTAAATCCTTGAGTGCAGTCTGAATTTTATCCACAGAAATCTTATAAGGATAGTGGCCTGTGTAAAACCGTTTGAAAGGATCCGTATAATATCCACAGTCAACGCGATATTGATAAGTCTTTCTCTTAACTCCAAAACGAGCGTGGAAATTTTCATCGACTATTGCTGAATCTTTAACCAAGACATCCAATGGCATCAAAGAATTGATAGCTTTTAGCATGTTCTGCGCTGGCATTTGTCCCGGATAGTCGAAATGGATCACCTGACCAAAAGCGTGGACTCCAGCATCTGTTCTGCCAGAACCCACGACATCAACGTGTTGTCCCTTAGTCATTTTAGTCAGAGCCTTTTCTAAAACTCCTTGAACTGTCCGTAAATCATTTTGACGTTGAAAGCCATGAAATTTAGTTCCATCGTAGGCTATCGTCAATTTATATCTCGTCATAAATTAATAACTCCGTAATAATAATAAAATAATCGTCAAACCTAACATGAACAAAATCGTCAAAGTATCGCGCTTTTCCCACTTCAAAACTCGATACTTGCTTCGACCTTCTCCATCCTTATAACCACGAGATTCCATGGCAATCGCTAAATCGTAAGCAATTGAAAAACTGCTGACGAACAATGGAATCAAAATCGGTACGAATGACTTGATACGTTTGATCAAACCACCCTCGCCAAAATCGACCCCACGAGCACGCTGAGCATCCATGATCTTGGTAGTTTCATCAACTAATAACGGCACGAATCTTAATGCAATCGACAACATTAAAGCTACTTGGGTCACTGGAAAATTAACTTTTTTCAATGGCTTGAGAATGCTCTCGATTGAATCGGAAATTTCGATAGGCGTAGTCGTCAACGTCAATAAAGTTGAAATAAAGATGATCAACACGAACCGCATAAAAATGTACCCAGCAATCACTAATCCTTCTTTAGAGAAAGTAAAGATTCCCCAGTGCCAAATCGGATGACTACTAGGCGTGAACAGCAACTGCAACGCGACTGTAAACAAGATCAACCAAAAGACCGGCTTTAATCCTTTGATAAAAAAGCCAAAATTGATTTTCGACAAATAGACCGCAAAAATCACAAATGCTAACAAAAAGGCATAGGATGCAACGTTATTAGCTAAAAAGACTATCCCCACAAAATAAAACGTTAATAAGAATTTACCTCGAGGATCTAGGTGATACAACAGCGAATCCCCAGGTAAATATCTTCCCAAAATTATCTTATCCATTTAATCACCTAACTGTTGTTTAATTTTTGTTCCTAAGGCTTCGATCGTAATTGGCAATTTATCGAAATGAAAGCCTTGACTGCTCAATTCTTTAGCAAATTCAGCACTCTTAGGCAGTGACAACAGATCCTCTTTTAATAAATCTTGACGATTGAACACGTCTTCTGGCAAACCAGTCGCAATAAGTTTTCCACTGTGGATAACTGCCATCTCATCAGCAAAGTTCGCCACATCGTCCATATTGTGGGTAATCAAGATAATTGTTTTGCCTTTTAATTGCAAATCCTTGAACAAACCCATAATTTCAGCACGACCTACAGGGTCCAATCCAGCCGTTGGTTCATCTAAAATGATAGTTTCCGGATCACTAGCTAAAACACCTGCAATCGCCACACGACGCATCTGACCACCAGATAAGTCAAATGGTGATTTCTGCAAATACGATTCATCCAAACCAACTAGCTTGATCATCTTTTGAGCTGCCTCTTTAGCAACTTCTTCACTGGCTCCAAAATTCATCGGTCCGAACATAATATCCTTTTGAACCGTATCCTCAAATAACTGACTCTCGGGAAATTGAAAAACCATACCAATATTTTTACGCAATGACTTCAGATTCTTATTGTTAGTCTCTGAAGTTATCTTGCGGTCTCCAGCCAAAATTGTTCCTGAAGTTGGTTTGAGCAAAGCATTAATATGACGAACTAAAGTCGATTTACCACTACCAGTTTGCCCAACAATAGCTGTAAATTTCTTATCCTTAATCGTCATGGAGACATCATCTAAGCCAAGACTTGCTGTCGGACTACCCACATTATAAGAATGGGTTACATGTTCGAATGTAATTTCCATAATTGCTCCTTCAACTCCTCTTCGCTTAAATACCCTTCAGGCAATTTTACACTATCCCTTAGTGTTTGTACTAATTGACTTGAAAAAGGCTCCTCAAGTCCAAATTTAGTCAAATCAGGTCCAATATCATAAATAGATGCTGGTGTTCCTTCTTGAACGATTTTTCCGTCGTTAATAACTACGATTCGTTGCGACAATTCAGTCTCTTCAATATCGTGCGTAATAGAAATAATCGTCAAGTCTTGTTCTTGACGTAATTTTTGAACCAGTTCAAGGACCGTCTTTCTACCATCAGGATCCAACATACTAGTCGATTCATCCATAATGACTATCTGTGGTTTAGTTGCTAGTACTCCAGCAATAGCTACACGTTGTTTTTGACCACCAGATAATGACTGTGGATCACGTGTTTTAAAATTAGACATTTTAACTAATTCTAAGGCTCGATCAATTTCTTTAACCATTTGCTCTCGTGGCATACCTTGGTTCTCGAGTCCAAAGGCTACATCATCTTCTACGGTTGCTCCAACGAATTGATGATCAGGATTTTGGAAAATGATTCCAATTTTAGTTCTGGCGTCCCAAATATTCTCTTCGTTGATAATTTCCCCATCGACAGCAATCGTGCCCGAATCAGCTTCAATCAATCCGTCAATCAATTTAGTCAAAGTCGATTTACCACTCCCGTTTTTTCCCACAATCGAGAGCCACTCGTTCTTGTAAATATCCAACGATAAATCATTGATGGCTGGTACTTTTGAATCGGGATAAGTATAAGTTAAATTCTTTATTGATATGATTTTCTCCACAGCATTATCTCCCTAACCGTGTGACATACATTTATAATACCAAAATTTGAGTAAAAAAAAATCATTCGACAAATTAGTGTCCCCTTTTAAAGAGATCTCAGAGATAGACTTAGCCCAAAGGCCATCATCTTAACACTCACTAATTCATCAGAATGACTGATTTTTTAAATATTAATAAACAATTATTATTAAACTAATTCAATAACAACCATTGGTGCAGCATCTCCACGGCGTGGAGTTGTCTTCAAGATACGTGTGTATCCACCATTACGTTCTTTGTAACGAGGTGCAATATCACTGAAAAGTTTTTGAAGAGCTGATTGTACAATAACTGCATCATCATCTTCTGTAATGTTAGCAACTTCGTTTCTAACATAAGCAGCAGCTTGACGACGAGCGTGCAAATCACCGCGTTTACCTAAGGTTATCATTTTTTCTGTTGTACGACTGATTTCTTTAGCACGTGTTTCAGTAGTAACAATATGTTCATTAATGATTAAATCAGTAGTTAAATCGCGTAACATAGCTTTTCTTTGTGAACTGTTACGTCCTAATTTACGGTAGCCCATGTCTATACCTCCTGTTTGAATTTGATAGTATTAGTCTTCTTGCTTCAATGACAATCCAAGATCAGCAAGCTTTTCTTTAACCTCAACAAGTGACTTGCGTCCAAGATTACGGACACGCATCATATCTGCTTCGGATTTTTCAGTAAGCTCTTGCACAGTATTAATACCGGCACGCTTCAAACAATTATATGAACGAACTGACAAGTCAAGTTCTTCAATAGTCATTTCAAGTTTCTTCTCTTTTTGAGTTTCCTCTTTTTCGATCATCATGTCAGCACTCTTAGCTTCTTCAGTAAGATTTACAAAACTGTTTAGATGTTCCGTAAGGATCTTAGCTGACAAACTAATAGCTTCGCGTGGTCCAATTGAACCATTTGTCCAGATATCGATTGTTAATTTGTCGAAGTCGTTTCTCTTACCCACACGAGTGTTTTCAACTTGATAGTTAACTTTTTCTACAGGTGTAAAAATAGAGTCAACTGGAAGAACACCAATAGGTGTTTCGTCCGTCTTATTTTGTTCTGCAGGAGTATATCCACGACCATTTTTAATTGTCATTTGCATGTGGAAGTGTCCACCCTCAGCAACAGTACAAATAAATTGTTCTGGATCGAGGATTTCCAAGTCATCGTCAGCCTTGATATCTTTAGCTGTAACAGTAGCTGGACCAACAATGTCGACTTCAGCTTTTAGACTGTCTTCAGCATAAGATTTAAGCTTTAATTTCTTCACGTTAAGCACGATTTGTGTAACGTCTTCAATTACGCCATCAATAGCTGAGAATTCATGCAATACACCATCTATTTGAATATCAGATACCGCTGTACCAGGAAGTGATGCTAACAATACTCTACGTAATGAATTACCTAAAGTTGTACCATAACCTCTTTCAAGCGGTTCAATAATATATTTACCATAACTACTGCTTTCTTCAACAGAAGTAATAGCTGGCTTTTCAAATTCGATCATTCGGTTAGTTCCCCTTTCAAAACGAAATGTGTGTAGCGTAGTTCATATGGGTATACAACCATTCTATACACGACGACGCTTTGGAGGACGAGAACCATTGTGAGGAACTGGTGTAACATCACGAATAGCAGTAATTTCCAAACCAGTAGCTTGTAGTGAACGGATTGCAGCTTCACGACCAGAGCCTGGTCCCTTAACAGCTACTTCGACTGTTTTCATACCATGTTCCATTGATTCCTTAGCAGCAGCTTCTCCAGCCATTTGTGCAGCAAATGGTGTTGATTTACGACTACCCTTGAATCCTAATGCACCAGCTGATGACCATGAAACGGCATTACCGTTAACATCAGTGATCATAACAAGTGTGTTATTGAAAGTTGAGTGGATATGTGCCACGCCAGCTTCAATATGCTTTTTAGTACGGCGTTTACGACCTTTATTTTGTGCCATGATTAACCTCCTATCTTATTATTACTTCTTCTTACCTGCAATGGTAGTCTTCTTACCCTTACGAGTTCTTGCGTTATTCTTTGTGTTTTGTCCTCTTACTGGCAAACCACGACGATGTCTCATACCACGATATGAGCCAATTTCTTGTAGTCTCTTGATATTCATGCTTACTTCACGACGTAAGTCACCTTCGACACGTACCTTATCAACTTCTGCACGAATCTTATCTTCTTGATCAGGAGTTAAGTCTCTAGTACGGATGTCTTCTGATACGCCGGCATCTTTAAGCACTTTTTGAGCTGTTGTATTACCGATACCAAAAATGTATGTTAGGGCAATAACGATTCTCTTATCACGAGGTAAATCTACACCTGCTATACGAGCCATTAATCAATGCACCTCCTATTAAATTATCCTTGTCTTTGTTTGTGCTTTGGATCTGCAGAGCAAATCACCATGACGCGACCGCGTCTTTTGATTACTTTACAGTGTTCGCACATAGGTTTAACGGATGGTCTTACTTTCATATTGTGGAACCTCCATTCCATTAAAAAACTTATTATCTATATCTATATGTAATTCTTCCCTTGGTTAAATCATAAGGGGATAATTCCACGGTAACCTTGTCACCGGGTAAAATTCTAATATAGTGCATACGGATTTTACCTGACACATGGGCTAGAACTGTAGCTCCATTTTCAAGCTTTACCTTAAACATCGCATTAGGCAATGTTTCTGAAATTGTACCTTCTACTTCAATGACATCTTCTTTTGCCAAAGATATTAACCTCCATACGGGATGAAATTATTCTGCATATACTGGCGAATTATACAATAATTTTCCGTACATGT contains:
- a CDS encoding GNAT family N-acetyltransferase gives rise to the protein MMDLTKLSTSYQVRRLNPQDANHVLKLVLSNDSYYNFCPPRPNRHTILEDIKVVPANKTMDDKYYVGFYDQDKLIAVLDLISGYPDEKAAWIGFFMVDAAVQGKGIGSKIFVGIESELKDLGLSRVELAFAKGNTKSEKFLLKNGYQKTGQELNVPGYTVVVVEKML
- the rpsI gene encoding 30S ribosomal protein S9 — its product is MAQVSYAGTGRRKDSVARVRLVPGNGKITINKRDVKDYIPFDNLIADMKQPLDVTETADSYDVIANVNGGGFSGQAGAIRHGIARALLDVDPDFRPSLKSAGFLTRDPRMKERKKPGLKKARKASQFSKR
- the rplM gene encoding 50S ribosomal protein L13; translation: MRTTPLAKASEVERKWYVIDGEDVVLGRLSSVVASILRGKNKPTYTPNVDTGDNVIVINADKVRLTGKKAKNKIYYSHSDHPGGLKSISAGEKRATKPERFVEDSIRGMLPKNTLGRQEIKKLHVYAGSEHGHQAQNPEMLDINKLI
- the truA gene encoding tRNA pseudouridine(38-40) synthase TruA — its product is MTRYKLTIAYDGTKFHGFQRQNDLRTVQGVLEKALTKMTKGQHVDVVGSGRTDAGVHAFGQVIHFDYPGQMPAQNMLKAINSLMPLDVLVKDSAIVDENFHARFGVKRKTYQYRVDCGYYTDPFKRFYTGHYPYKISVDKIQTALKDLEGEHDFTSFAASGGVIENKVRTIYSATCVYNKNNDELVFEFTGNGFLYNMVRILVATLLEIGNGRRDVHDFLRLFEVKDRQEARGTAPASGLYLKEVFYD
- a CDS encoding energy-coupling factor transporter transmembrane component T family protein gives rise to the protein MDKIILGRYLPGDSLLYHLDPRGKFLLTFYFVGIVFLANNVASYAFLLAFVIFAVYLSKINFGFFIKGLKPVFWLILFTVALQLLFTPSSHPIWHWGIFTFSKEGLVIAGYIFMRFVLIIFISTLLTLTTTPIEISDSIESILKPLKKVNFPVTQVALMLSIALRFVPLLVDETTKIMDAQRARGVDFGEGGLIKRIKSFVPILIPLFVSSFSIAYDLAIAMESRGYKDGEGRSKYRVLKWEKRDTLTILFMLGLTIILLLLRSY
- a CDS encoding energy-coupling factor transporter ATPase; the encoded protein is MEITFEHVTHSYNVGSPTASLGLDDVSMTIKDKKFTAIVGQTGSGKSTLVRHINALLKPTSGTILAGDRKITSETNNKNLKSLRKNIGMVFQFPESQLFEDTVQKDIMFGPMNFGASEEVAKEAAQKMIKLVGLDESYLQKSPFDLSGGQMRRVAIAGVLASDPETIILDEPTAGLDPVGRAEIMGLFKDLQLKGKTIILITHNMDDVANFADEMAVIHSGKLIATGLPEDVFNRQDLLKEDLLSLPKSAEFAKELSSQGFHFDKLPITIEALGTKIKQQLGD
- a CDS encoding energy-coupling factor ABC transporter ATP-binding protein, encoding MEKIISIKNLTYTYPDSKVPAINDLSLDIYKNEWLSIVGKNGSGKSTLTKLIDGLIEADSGTIAVDGEIINEENIWDARTKIGIIFQNPDHQFVGATVEDDVAFGLENQGMPREQMVKEIDRALELVKMSNFKTRDPQSLSGGQKQRVAIAGVLATKPQIVIMDESTSMLDPDGRKTVLELVQKLRQEQDLTIISITHDIEETELSQRIVVINDGKIVQEGTPASIYDIGPDLTKFGLEEPFSSQLVQTLRDSVKLPEGYLSEEELKEQLWKLHSNM
- the rplQ gene encoding 50S ribosomal protein L17, encoding MGYRKLGRNSSQRKAMLRDLTTDLIINEHIVTTETRAKEISRTTEKMITLGKRGDLHARRQAAAYVRNEVANITEDDDAVIVQSALQKLFSDIAPRYKERNGGYTRILKTTPRRGDAAPMVVIELV
- a CDS encoding DNA-directed RNA polymerase subunit alpha; translated protein: MIEFEKPAITSVEESSSYGKYIIEPLERGYGTTLGNSLRRVLLASLPGTAVSDIQIDGVLHEFSAIDGVIEDVTQIVLNVKKLKLKSYAEDSLKAEVDIVGPATVTAKDIKADDDLEILDPEQFICTVAEGGHFHMQMTIKNGRGYTPAEQNKTDETPIGVLPVDSIFTPVEKVNYQVENTRVGKRNDFDKLTIDIWTNGSIGPREAISLSAKILTEHLNSFVNLTEEAKSADMMIEKEETQKEKKLEMTIEELDLSVRSYNCLKRAGINTVQELTEKSEADMMRVRNLGRKSLVEVKEKLADLGLSLKQED
- the rpsK gene encoding 30S ribosomal protein S11; its protein translation is MAQNKGRKRRTKKHIEAGVAHIHSTFNNTLVMITDVNGNAVSWSSAGALGFKGSRKSTPFAAQMAGEAAAKESMEHGMKTVEVAVKGPGSGREAAIRSLQATGLEITAIRDVTPVPHNGSRPPKRRRV
- the rpsM gene encoding 30S ribosomal protein S13; the encoded protein is MARIAGVDLPRDKRIVIALTYIFGIGNTTAQKVLKDAGVSEDIRTRDLTPDQEDKIRAEVDKVRVEGDLRREVSMNIKRLQEIGSYRGMRHRRGLPVRGQNTKNNARTRKGKKTTIAGKKK
- the rpmJ gene encoding 50S ribosomal protein L36 codes for the protein MKVRPSVKPMCEHCKVIKRRGRVMVICSADPKHKQRQG
- the infA gene encoding translation initiation factor IF-1 — its product is MAKEDVIEVEGTISETLPNAMFKVKLENGATVLAHVSGKIRMHYIRILPGDKVTVELSPYDLTKGRITYRYR